One genomic window of Cricetulus griseus strain 17A/GY chromosome 3, alternate assembly CriGri-PICRH-1.0, whole genome shotgun sequence includes the following:
- the Mplkip gene encoding LOW QUALITY PROTEIN: M-phase-specific PLK1-interacting protein (The sequence of the model RefSeq protein was modified relative to this genomic sequence to represent the inferred CDS: inserted 1 base in 1 codon): MHRPNFRPPTPPYPGPGIGGWGGGSSFRGALGGGPRPPSPRDGYGSPHHTPPCGPRXRPYGSSHSPRHGGSFSGARFGSPSPGGYPGSYSRSPAGSQHQFGYSPGQQQTYPQGSPRTSTPFGSGRGREKRMSNELESYFKPSMLEDPWAGLEPVSVVDISQQYSNTQTFTGKKGRYFS; encoded by the exons ATGCACCGACCGAATTTTCGACCCCCAACTCCTCCGTACCCCGGCCCGGGGATAGGAGGCTGGGGTGGCGGAAGCAGCTTCCGGGGTGCCCTGGGCGGGGGGCCGCGGCCGCCCTCCCCGCGGGACGGGTACGGGAGTCCGCACCACACTCCGCCGTGCGGGCCCC CTAGGCCGTACGGGAGCAGCCACTCTCCGCGGCACGGCGGCAGCTTCTCGGGGGCCCGCTTCGGGTCTCCGTCCCCGGGCGGCTACCCAGGCTCCTACTCCAGGTCCCCCGCGGGGTCCCAGCATCAGTTCGGCTACTCCCCAGGGCAGCAGCAGACCTACCCCCAG gGTTCTCCAAGGACATCTACACCATTTGGATCAGGGCGTGGTAGAGAAAAAAGAATGTCTAATGAGTTGGAAAGTTATTTTAAGCCTTCAATGCTTGAAGACCCTTGGGCTGGCCTAGAACCAGTGTCTGTAGTGGATATAAGCCAACAGTACAGCAATACGCAAACATTCACAGGCAAAAAAGGAAGATACTTTTCTTAA